One segment of Castanea sativa cultivar Marrone di Chiusa Pesio chromosome 3, ASM4071231v1 DNA contains the following:
- the LOC142629938 gene encoding putative hexosyltransferase MUCI70: MGLYRYTSELLPERRGGGGGGGGPRRGRRFGGRIIKQRLSRWVFALALLFIVYLVVSGVRMLVFGNVEDKRVLISRGVEEDGVLGSNSERPPPKSNRRRKFFPCEVAFAESVDDLVEPKVLMNFTQFLLEYVDREEIYQNHSFEPRFGGHQTLAEREKSFYARNQTLHCGFVKGPPGYPSTGFDLDEMDKAYMYTCKVVVSSCIFGSSDFLRRPTRKLISEYSQKNVCFVMFVDEQTFKKLSSEGNTPDDKGFVGLWRIVIVRNLPYEDMRKTGKVPKFLSHRLFPSSRYSIWLDSKMRLQIDPMLIIDHFLWQTKSEYAISNHYDRHCVWEEVLQNKRLNKYNHTAIDEQFTFYQSDGLTKFDPSDPNTPLPSYVPEGSFIVRAHTPMSNLFSCLWFNEVDRFTSRDQLSFAYTYLKLRRMNLERPFYLNMFKDCERRSLAKLFRHRAAPSPPSPPPP, encoded by the exons ATGGGCCTGTATAGATACACTAGTGAATTGTTACCTGAGAGacgcggcggcggcggcggtggCGGTGGTCCTCGGCGAGGAAGAAGGTTTGGTGGTCGAATTATTAAGCAAAGGTTGTCGCGTTGGGTCTTCGCGCTTGCATTGCTGTTCATAGTTTATTTGGTAGTTTCTGGTGTAAGGATGTTAGTTTTTG GTAATGTGGAAGATAAAAGGGTTTTGATATCGCGAGGAGTAGAAGAAGATGGAGTTTTGGGGTCTAATTCTGAAAGACCACCACCAAAAAGCAATCGTCGTAGAAAGT TTTTTCCTTGCGAAGTTGCATTTGCTGAATCAGTTGATGATCTTGTTGAACCCAAGGTTCTTATGAACTTCACACAGTTTTTACTAGAGTATGTTGACAGAGAGGAAATATATCAGAACCATTCTTTTGAACCCAGATTTGGAGGTCATCAAACTCTTGCAGAAAGAGAGAAATCCTTCTATGCAAGAAATCAGACACTTCATTGTGGTTTTGTCAAAGGACCACCTGGGTACCCAAGCACTGGATTTGATTTAGATGAGATGGACAAGGCATACATGTATACCTGTAAGGTTGTAGTATCTTCTTGCATTTTTGGTAGCTCCGATTTTTTGAGGAGGCCCACACGCAAACTG ATCAGTgaatattctcaaaaaaatgtttgttttgttatgtttgtggATGAGCAAACGTTCAAAAAACTATCATCAGAAGGAAATACTCCTGATGATAAAGGATTTGTTGGTCTATGGAGAATTGTTATTGTGAGGAACTTACCATATGAGGACATGCGAAAAACTGGAAAGGTGCCTAAGTTTTTGTCACATCGCCTCTTCCCTTCTTCTAG GTACTCAATTTGGCTTGACAGCAAGATGCGACTTCAGATTGATCCAATGCTGATTATTGATCACTTTTTGTGGCAAACAAAATCAGAATATGCCATTTCAAACCATTATGATCGCCACTGTGTCTGGGAGGAGGTACTCCAAAATAAGCGTCTAAATAAGTACAATCACACAGCCATTGATGAACAGTTTACATTTTACCAATCTGATGGCCTCACCAAGTTTGACCCTTCAGACCCAAATACTCCTCTTCCAAGTT ATGTTCCTGAAGGTTCCTTTATAGTACGGGCACATACAccaatgtcaaatttattttcttgtctttGGTTCAATGAAGTTGACCGATTTACTTCACGTGATCAACTAAGCTTTGCATATACTTACTTGAAGCTGAGGAGAATGAATTTAGAAAGACCATTTTACTTAAATATGTTTAAG GATTGTGAGCGCAGATCACTAGCAAAGTTATTTCGACATAGGGCTGCACCATCTCCTCCATCTCCTCCACCTCCttga
- the LOC142627097 gene encoding LOW QUALITY PROTEIN: uncharacterized protein LOC142627097 (The sequence of the model RefSeq protein was modified relative to this genomic sequence to represent the inferred CDS: substituted 2 bases at 2 genomic stop codons), with translation MATEFEELIGFLSSPSPQITKAAVDIVRGLTGSEDGLKSLAHYANVVLPSLSRLLAGPKEVSEPAAEALVNLSQDTDLARKMVEMGMVKIAMEILYKPESGISKLLVMLLVNLTQLDAGIASLLQTEDEKMNGLYVMKLVRSFCRSSSETSDDLFEHVASILVNISKQEATRKLLLDPNRGLLKXIIRXFDSSSPLRKKGVSGTIRNCCFEAESQLPNLLLISEFLWPALLLPVAGNRIYNEKDTSKMPLELGSALSIEREPVTDPEIQVQVLEAIYLITLQDAGRRAFWSVNGPRILQVGYEDEQDPKVMEAYERVGSLLVDNSGTEEPSTEKSN, from the exons atggcgACTGAATTTGAGGAATTAATCGGCTTTCTCTCATCTCCATCCCCTCAA atTACAAAGGCAGCTGTTGATATAGTTCGGGGATTAACAGGCTCAGAGGATGGGTTGAAGTCTCTTGCCCACTATGCCAACGTCGTGCTACCGTCTCTGTCTCGACTTTTAGCAGGACCTAAG GAGGTGTCAGAGCCTGCAGCAGAAGCTCTTGTGAATCTTTCACAAGACACGGATCTAGCGCGGAAGATGGTTGAGATGGGAATGGTTAAAATTGCCATGGAAATTTTGTACAAGCCAGAGTCTGGCATTAGTAAGTTGTTGGTTATGCTACTAGTTAATCTCACACAGTTGGATGCTGGTATTGCTTCTTTGCTTCAG ACTgaagatgagaagatgaacgGGCTGTATGTTATGAAGCTTGTGAGATCATTCTGTAGATCTTCCAGTGAAACTAGcg ATGATCTGTTTGAACATGTTGCCTCTATACTTGTAAACATATCAAAGCAGGAAGCAACAAGGAAACTTTTATTAGACCCTAACCGAGGGCTTCTGAAGTAGATCATTAGATAGTTTGATTCAAGTAGTCCATTGAGAAAGAAAGGG GTTTCTGGAACTATTCGCAACTGTTGTTTTGAAGCTGAGAGCCAGCTACCAAATTTACTTTTAATATCAGAGTTTCTTTGGCCAGCTTTGCTTCTACCAGTTGCTGGCAACAGG ATTTATAATGAGAAGGACACATCGAAAATGCCACTTGAGCTTGGGAGTGCACTCTCGATTGAGCGTGAACCAGTTACGGATCCTgaaattcaagtccaagtacTAGAGGCTATATACTTGATCACATTACAG gATGCAGGTCGAAGAGCTTTTTGGTCTGTCAATGGACCAAGAATACTTCAAGTGGGGTATGAGGACGAGCAAGACCCGAAAGTAATGGAAGCCTATGAGCGAGTTGGTTCCTTG CTGGTTGATAACAGTGGCACAGAAGAACCATCCACTGAGAAATCAAATTAG